A single region of the Hyphomicrobiales bacterium genome encodes:
- a CDS encoding conserved hypothetical protein (Evidence 4 : Unknown function but conserved in other organisms): MNFDHLFKIADVSPAACVAEAGLADPALSLGQEAAATPQAFIARLVDAGLWTDAIRFLAFALPMREGVWWACLSARRASPDGFNGEGAEQAAIAAAEAWVWAPVEETRRACLAAAEAVACDGPAGYAALAAYWTGNLAPPDKPEIPPDARLAPTAVGAAVLLAALGRCGAEIEAHYRLAVAEALDIARGGDGRDIRAGLLENAG, encoded by the coding sequence GTGAACTTCGATCATCTATTCAAAATTGCGGATGTGTCTCCAGCTGCGTGTGTTGCGGAGGCCGGTCTTGCCGATCCGGCCTTGTCGCTCGGCCAGGAAGCCGCTGCCACGCCGCAGGCCTTTATTGCGCGGCTGGTCGATGCTGGTCTTTGGACCGATGCTATCCGTTTTCTGGCTTTTGCCCTGCCAATGCGTGAGGGCGTGTGGTGGGCCTGCCTGTCCGCGCGCCGTGCGTCGCCGGATGGGTTCAATGGTGAGGGGGCAGAGCAAGCCGCGATCGCGGCGGCCGAGGCATGGGTGTGGGCACCCGTCGAGGAGACGCGTCGCGCCTGCCTCGCGGCAGCGGAGGCCGTGGCCTGCGATGGGCCAGCCGGTTATGCCGCGCTCGCGGCCTACTGGACAGGCAATCTGGCGCCGCCGGATAAGCCGGAGATCCCGCCGGATGCGCGATTGGCACCGACGGCGGTTGGCGCGGCGGTGTTGCTGGCAGCGCTCGGTCGCTGCGGCGCGGAGATCGAGGCGCATTATCGCCTCGCGGTCGCTGAAGCGCTTGATATCGCGCGCGGCGGCGACGGCCGCGATATTCGCGCGGGTTTACTGGAGAACGCCGGATGA
- a CDS encoding Type VI secretion system protein ImpA, whose amino-acid sequence MSAAIVDVDAIVASFAGERPAGIDARADAAVSASYHELKDARAAARAIERRAMYAEEGDSASPAEAVQAWRSVAAQATQLLSAVSKDLEVAAWLSEALLRLQGFPGLRDGFRIIAGLVETHWADLHPQPDEDGLQRRLAAIAGLNGEGMEGTLVAPIRMALLIPAASGDFTLWHYQRAARIERLTPASAREAAIAEAGFSLEAVAVAARALPRGRGGEIFAAVVDAHAAVKAASAALDEAAGDAAPSLRQILNVLEEAREACCHLGLAPDDVVGAEDDLPVEASRPSRDDGPAKECGYASRDAAIAEIVRIATYLRRIEPHSPISYTLEEAVRRARLPLIELLPELIPDREARRLFLLAAGVNQVVDREE is encoded by the coding sequence ATGAGTGCTGCCATCGTGGACGTAGACGCGATCGTTGCGTCTTTTGCCGGCGAACGGCCAGCCGGAATCGATGCGCGGGCCGATGCCGCGGTCTCGGCGAGCTACCACGAACTGAAGGACGCGCGCGCGGCGGCTCGCGCCATCGAACGTCGCGCGATGTATGCGGAAGAGGGCGATAGCGCGAGCCCGGCGGAGGCGGTCCAGGCCTGGCGAAGCGTCGCTGCGCAGGCGACGCAATTGCTCAGCGCGGTCAGCAAGGATCTCGAGGTCGCGGCCTGGTTGAGCGAGGCGCTGCTGAGATTGCAGGGGTTTCCCGGCTTGCGCGATGGCTTTCGTATCATCGCGGGGCTGGTCGAGACCCACTGGGCGGATCTGCATCCCCAGCCGGATGAGGATGGATTGCAGCGCAGGCTCGCCGCCATCGCCGGGCTGAATGGCGAGGGAATGGAGGGGACGCTTGTCGCGCCGATCCGTATGGCGCTACTCATACCCGCCGCGTCGGGTGACTTCACGTTGTGGCACTATCAGCGCGCTGCTCGAATCGAGCGGCTGACCCCCGCGTCCGCGCGCGAGGCGGCCATAGCCGAGGCCGGCTTCAGTCTGGAGGCCGTGGCAGTGGCGGCGCGTGCGCTGCCCCGGGGGCGCGGGGGTGAAATTTTTGCAGCCGTGGTCGATGCGCATGCTGCCGTGAAGGCCGCAAGTGCGGCGCTCGACGAGGCGGCAGGAGACGCGGCGCCGTCGCTGCGGCAGATATTGAACGTTTTGGAGGAGGCGCGCGAGGCGTGTTGCCATCTCGGCCTTGCTCCCGACGACGTGGTTGGCGCCGAAGATGACCTGCCGGTGGAGGCTTCGCGGCCTTCTCGGGACGATGGCCCGGCGAAGGAATGTGGCTACGCCAGCCGCGACGCGGCCATCGCGGAAATCGTCCGCATTGCCACCTACCTGCGCCGTATCGAGCCGCATTCGCCGATCTCCTACACGTTGGAGGAGGCCGTGCGACGCGCGCGCCTGCCACTGATCGAGCTCCTGCCGGAGTTGATTCCCGACAGGGAGGCGCGCCGCCTGTTTCTGTTGGCGGCCGGTGTCAACCAGGTTGTCGACCGCGAGGAATAG
- a CDS encoding Type VI secretion system protein ImpB, which translates to MTDGIHQKLARVRKPRVHITYDIEVEGAVVQKELPFVVGVMGDYSGDAASSQPPLRERKFVQIDRDNFNDVMGRIGPALSLRVDNTLTEEGDSFPVNLAFRTMEDFEPANVVAQIEPLRRLLEARNHLRDLMGKIDRSENLELLLEDVLQSEQKMLALSSELGIENPGSGKE; encoded by the coding sequence ATGACGGATGGAATTCATCAGAAATTGGCACGTGTGCGCAAGCCGCGCGTTCATATTACATATGATATCGAGGTCGAGGGCGCAGTCGTTCAGAAGGAACTTCCTTTTGTCGTAGGCGTCATGGGCGATTACTCCGGTGACGCGGCGTCGTCGCAGCCGCCTTTGCGCGAGCGCAAGTTCGTGCAGATCGACCGTGACAATTTCAATGATGTCATGGGGCGCATCGGACCAGCCCTCTCGCTGCGCGTCGACAATACCTTGACCGAGGAAGGGGATAGTTTTCCGGTCAATCTTGCCTTTCGCACGATGGAAGATTTCGAGCCGGCCAACGTCGTCGCGCAGATCGAGCCGCTGCGGCGCCTGCTCGAAGCGCGCAATCATCTGCGCGATCTCATGGGAAAAATCGATCGTTCCGAGAATTTGGAACTTCTGCTGGAGGATGTCCTGCAGAGCGAACAGAAAATGTTAGCTCTGTCGTCAGAGCTCGGCATTGAAAATCCCGGTAGTGGGAAGGAGTAA
- the tssC gene encoding Type VI secretion system sheath protein TssC1, which translates to MSETETRVEVLSPEVTDSGILGSIVVATPQTAPDRATELMRTLVREAMRGTVTYDRNLVRTLGSAIERIDRELSRQLAAVMQHPAFQKMEGSWRGLHHLVTNSETGSNLKIRMMNITKSELHKSLTTAVEFDQSVIFKKIYEDEFGTPGGEPYAVLIGDYEFSARADDVETLSCMAQVSAASFAPFIAAAAPAMFGLSDYTELSRPRDLSKIFESHEYIKLKAFRESDDARFVTLVMPRVLARLPYGENGKATEAFDFDEAAREGGRPSELLSHGQFTWMNAAYVLGARLTDAFAAHGWCTAIRGAEGGGKVRALPSYAFVSDDGDIDQQCPTEIGITDRREAELSRLGFLPLCHYKHTDYAVFFGAQSLQKPTVYDRPEATANAAISARLPYVMAMSRFAHFLKVMARDKVGSFVEAGECEAWLNRWIMNYVNGNEGATQDVKAKYPLAEAKVSVREIPGQPGSYHAIAWLRPWLQMEELTTSMRLVARIPRIE; encoded by the coding sequence ATGTCCGAGACAGAGACAAGAGTTGAAGTTCTTTCGCCTGAAGTCACCGATAGCGGCATACTCGGGTCAATCGTTGTTGCAACACCGCAGACGGCCCCCGACCGAGCGACGGAACTGATGCGGACCTTGGTGCGCGAGGCGATGCGCGGTACGGTGACCTACGACCGCAACCTCGTTCGGACCTTAGGCTCCGCTATCGAGCGCATTGATCGGGAGTTATCGCGGCAGCTTGCAGCCGTCATGCAGCATCCGGCGTTTCAAAAGATGGAAGGGTCCTGGCGCGGCCTGCACCACCTCGTCACCAATTCAGAGACGGGGAGCAATCTCAAGATAAGGATGATGAATATCACCAAGTCTGAGTTGCATAAATCGCTGACGACGGCGGTCGAATTCGACCAGAGCGTGATATTCAAGAAGATCTACGAGGATGAATTCGGCACCCCGGGCGGGGAGCCCTATGCGGTCCTGATCGGTGACTACGAGTTCTCGGCCCGCGCCGATGATGTCGAGACGTTGAGCTGCATGGCACAGGTGTCGGCTGCATCCTTCGCCCCCTTCATCGCGGCGGCGGCCCCCGCCATGTTCGGTCTTTCGGACTATACGGAACTCTCTCGGCCGCGGGATCTCTCGAAGATCTTCGAGAGTCACGAGTATATAAAACTGAAGGCTTTCCGTGAAAGTGACGATGCGCGGTTCGTGACGCTCGTCATGCCGCGCGTATTGGCCCGGCTGCCCTACGGCGAGAACGGCAAGGCGACCGAGGCGTTTGATTTCGATGAAGCGGCGCGCGAGGGGGGAAGACCGTCGGAGCTCCTGTCGCATGGGCAGTTCACCTGGATGAATGCCGCCTATGTACTTGGCGCGCGGCTGACGGATGCATTTGCCGCCCACGGCTGGTGCACAGCGATTCGCGGTGCGGAGGGCGGCGGCAAGGTCCGCGCCTTGCCAAGCTACGCTTTCGTCAGCGACGACGGCGATATCGACCAGCAGTGCCCGACGGAGATCGGTATCACGGACCGGCGTGAGGCGGAGCTGTCGCGGCTCGGCTTCCTGCCCCTGTGCCACTACAAACATACGGACTATGCGGTGTTCTTTGGCGCGCAAAGCCTGCAGAAGCCAACGGTCTATGACCGGCCGGAGGCGACCGCGAACGCGGCCATTTCGGCGCGGCTTCCCTATGTCATGGCCATGTCGCGCTTCGCGCATTTCCTGAAGGTCATGGCGCGGGACAAGGTTGGCTCTTTCGTTGAGGCCGGTGAGTGCGAGGCCTGGCTCAATCGCTGGATCATGAACTATGTCAACGGTAACGAGGGCGCGACGCAGGACGTCAAGGCCAAGTATCCGTTGGCCGAGGCCAAGGTGTCCGTGAGGGAAATACCGGGTCAGCCCGGCTCCTATCACGCCATCGCGTGGCTGCGTCCATGGCTGCAGATGGAAGAGCTCACGACATCCATGCGTCTTGTGGCGCGTATTCCGCGGATCGAATGA
- a CDS encoding Type VI secretion system protein ImpD, with the protein MSRMSAQTSDRADTERARLLSELAHHIAWIDARIGAQLDVVLQHPRFQKLEADWRGLAYLVDHGCRHRSIIMRILAITHDELAKDVARALEIDQTQIFRLIHAEEFDMPGGLPYGLLLVDMPVPHAPRADGGGDDLGWLAGLAAVGAAAFAPVIVPAAAGLFGLSSFSEMSATGDIGALLADGEHRRWQALRQRDEARFLGVVVPRVLMRVPYRDDGSLRHGFCYTESRARGHDAFLWGSGIYAFAARVADVFARHGWLGDLTGIGSEEDRRGLIADLPNGPFGLGRCDSDGIGFERRGVEINLSEHLAHHLADCGFIVLAPCAYRPWLAIFDCPSLGIGTARGLARTADRITGMLPHILSLCRFAHYIKVIARDRIGSFTDVGRFEDYLGGWLKSYCIGNPDASPVQKARYPLREAQLRIRAVPGRPGALACVIHLVPHIEPRQAVVGFDLYTEFEGRIDNRARPA; encoded by the coding sequence ATGAGCCGCATGTCGGCACAGACGAGCGATCGTGCTGACACGGAGCGCGCGCGCCTGCTCAGCGAGCTGGCGCACCATATCGCGTGGATCGATGCGAGGATCGGGGCGCAGCTCGACGTGGTGCTGCAGCATCCGCGTTTCCAGAAGCTCGAAGCCGATTGGCGCGGGCTTGCCTATCTGGTCGATCATGGCTGTCGGCATCGTTCCATCATCATGCGGATACTTGCGATAACGCATGATGAGCTGGCAAAAGACGTGGCGCGGGCTCTGGAGATCGATCAGACGCAGATCTTCCGCTTGATCCATGCGGAAGAGTTCGACATGCCCGGGGGGCTTCCCTATGGCCTGCTGCTGGTTGACATGCCGGTGCCCCATGCGCCGCGGGCTGACGGGGGTGGTGACGATCTTGGCTGGTTGGCCGGGCTCGCGGCTGTCGGCGCCGCTGCCTTCGCGCCGGTCATCGTGCCGGCCGCCGCCGGCCTGTTCGGACTATCGTCCTTCAGCGAGATGTCGGCGACGGGCGATATCGGGGCCTTGCTGGCGGATGGTGAACATAGGCGCTGGCAAGCGCTGCGGCAGAGGGATGAAGCGCGTTTTCTTGGCGTCGTCGTGCCCCGCGTGCTCATGCGGGTGCCCTACCGGGACGACGGCAGCCTGCGTCATGGCTTCTGCTACACCGAGAGCCGGGCGCGCGGTCATGATGCTTTTCTCTGGGGCAGCGGAATCTACGCCTTTGCCGCGCGCGTGGCCGACGTGTTTGCCCGGCATGGATGGCTCGGCGATCTCACGGGAATCGGGAGCGAGGAGGACAGACGCGGGTTGATCGCCGACCTGCCGAACGGCCCGTTCGGGCTAGGCCGCTGTGACAGCGATGGCATCGGCTTCGAGCGGCGCGGGGTCGAGATCAACCTGTCTGAGCATCTGGCGCATCACCTGGCCGATTGTGGCTTCATCGTCCTCGCGCCTTGCGCCTACAGGCCGTGGCTTGCCATCTTCGATTGTCCCTCCCTCGGGATCGGAACCGCGCGCGGGCTGGCGCGCACGGCGGACAGGATCACCGGCATGCTGCCGCATATCCTGAGCCTTTGCCGTTTCGCGCATTACATCAAGGTCATCGCCCGCGATCGCATCGGCAGTTTCACGGACGTTGGACGCTTCGAGGATTACCTGGGCGGGTGGCTGAAGTCCTATTGCATCGGTAATCCCGATGCGAGCCCTGTGCAAAAGGCTCGTTATCCGTTGAGGGAGGCCCAGTTGCGGATCCGCGCCGTTCCCGGCCGCCCTGGAGCGCTCGCCTGCGTCATCCACCTCGTTCCGCATATCGAGCCCCGGCAGGCTGTCGTCGGTTTCGATCTCTATACGGAATTCGAAGGGCGCATCGACAACCGGGCGCGGCCCGCATGA
- a CDS encoding putative component of type VI protein secretion system (Evidence 3 : Putative function from multiple computational evidences): protein MNSGPMNSSAMNSWRQIGTAERFTASLGERLAIDGVVHVDFMRLRDRLRSDIETVLNTRQPAVPLPPALPELQRSLLSFGLAGPSGSGLDGPGHEGFHRTIEQGLAAILPQLMSVRVEAVAEDYSGNSCIHLRISAAIGLAQGSQSLMFDTRYIIDTGRFTVESAGE, encoded by the coding sequence ATGAATTCCGGCCCGATGAATTCCAGTGCGATGAACTCCTGGCGCCAGATAGGGACGGCAGAGCGTTTCACCGCGTCCCTCGGTGAGCGGCTGGCTATTGACGGCGTTGTTCATGTGGATTTCATGCGCCTGCGCGATCGCCTGCGGAGCGACATCGAAACGGTTTTGAACACCCGGCAGCCGGCTGTGCCGCTGCCGCCCGCCCTGCCGGAGCTGCAACGCTCGCTCTTGTCGTTCGGGCTCGCGGGGCCGTCCGGCTCGGGCCTAGACGGGCCTGGCCATGAAGGCTTCCACCGGACGATTGAGCAAGGCCTGGCCGCCATCCTGCCGCAGCTCATGTCGGTCCGCGTTGAGGCTGTTGCTGAGGATTATAGCGGGAATTCTTGTATCCACCTGCGGATCAGTGCCGCCATTGGTCTGGCGCAGGGCTCGCAAAGCCTGATGTTCGATACTCGCTACATCATCGATACTGGCCGCTTCACGGTTGAGAGCGCCGGGGAATGA